The sequence ATCAGATTCGCGCCGCCGATGATCGCGTGGTAGCCGTCCGGCACGCCGTCGCGTTCGGTTTGCGTGTACCAATCCAGACGCAGGCCGCCCGAAATTTCCGCGCCGGCCGACGGCATATCCGTGCCGATGAGTCCGATGTGCGCGCCCGCGAGGTACGACCGAAATTCCTGCAATACCGGCGCGGCGCTGTAAAATTTGTCGTCCGCGGTGATGACGAACGCGCTGTAGTCCGACGCGGTCTGGGCGTAGAGCCGGCCGCGAAGGCCGAAAAGCAGCCAGGGCAGGGGGCGCACGCGCAGCGCGGCGTGTTCCGTGTTCGACGTGATGCCCCAGGAATCGGTGTAATACCGATATCCCAATTCCAGGCTCGCCGGCCGAAACAGGCTTTGCAGCACGCGCCCGGAAATCGCATAGCGGTCTCGGCGCTCCGGCAACCACTCCGGCGTCAGCGACCAGCGGTTGTCGGGATGCCGCAGGATCACGTCGCGCTCGGTATCCGAAAGCGCGCCCCGCTGCCACGAGCCGCCAAGCACGATCTGCGCGAGCGTTCGGCGCGAGAGCACCTGCGTCAGCCCCAGATTGGCCCCGTCCACATTCTTGCCCTTGGGATAGTCGTAGGTTTGCGCGATCGCTTCGTCGCTCGCGTCCACCGTGTCGAAGTTGTGGTAATACGTCCCCGAGACGATCGTATTGCGCAGCGCGAACGCCTGCTCGACGGTGCCGTAAAGCGTGTGCGACCGGTAGTTCGTTTCGTCCGAATACACGTATCCCGTCTCGAGCGCCGTCTCATCGATCTCCTTGCGTCCGAAGCCCGACAGCTCGACGCGCCGTTTGTCCCGAAACTCGGGCGTCGTGTCGTAGCCGGCGCCCGGATTCGATGAGTAGCCGCCGACAAAGCCGCCCAGCCGGTCGATCTTTTCCTCGAGCGAATTATCCGAGAGCCCGCGCACCGTTCCCGAATTGCTGCTTCGCCGGGTCGCGGAGGAAACGCCGTCGACCTCGTGCGATGTCGGCGTCGCCGACGAGATGCCGTCAACCGTACCCTTGAATCCAAGCTTCCAACGGTCGCCAAACTCATTCTCGTATTTCAGCGTGCCGGTCACGATGACGTTCTTCGAGTCGTCGGCGAAAACACGGCCGAGAACCTTGACGTCGTCGGCGCGGACAAAATCGGAGGATGCCGCGAGCGCGAGCGCGATCAGAACCAGGGGAACATCGTGTTTGGGCATCGCGCGACTACTTGCAGCCGCACCCGCCGGACGCGCCGCCCTGGCCGCCCGCGGAGCCTTCGCGCGTCTCGAGCATCTTCGCCAGATACGCGGCGTCCAGGTCGTCATAATCGAATTGCATGAGAGGATCGGCGAGCCATTCGCGCTCGTAAGGCTGCACGAGGGCGCAACCGTGCACCGAAAGGACCGCGAGAATGACAAACGCGATGACCACGCTCGCCTTCACGATAGTTTTCATAAACATTCGCTCCCTATTTCGCAGGAATCGCGCTGTTTTTGCGAAAGGCCGCCACGCTTTTCGGATTATGCGCGCGCGGATTTTCCGGTCAATGATAAATGTTAAGCGGGACGATGGATTTTCAGCACTTCGCGGTCCGTGAAAAAGTCAACGGCGGATAACAAGCACACTATGTCGATCATACTGATAAACATCATCGGCGGAATTCGTGCCGGCCGAGCCGTGGTTGCCGCGGTGGGAGAGTCCCGCGTTCCGGGCCCAGGCGAGGGAAGTCAGGCGGGCGGCGCGGGAGGGAGCGTGGCGGTTCGATCGCCGTGCCGATTTCGGATCGGTGCGTCGGCGTCGGTGTCCGCCCGGCGCGTTCTTGTTTTCGATCGATACGTCGGAATTGACTTATATCACGCCAGCCCCCGCTTGTATTTTGATGAAAACGTGTATCGTTCAAGCGTTTCCGGTCGGGCAAACGTACACGTTGCATGCGGGATAACGAGCCCCGCGAAGCCGTGGTGCCATGCCGCGAACCATTGGATATCCGCTTTTGGGAGGGATCATGAAATTGTCGGCCATGCGCGCGCGCGTGACGCGATTTGTTGGGCCGGGGTCGAAACGATTCGTCGCGGGCGTTTGCTGCCTGCTTTTGTTCGCGGCGGTCGCATGCGAACAAGGCGATTCGCCGGACGGCGCGATGGACGCGAACACAAACGCCGCCGGCAGCGCCGGCGTTCTTTCGCGGGCGCAATCCGCTCCATCGCCCGACGACGCCGGCGCGTTGATCGACGCAAGCCCCACCGAAA is a genomic window of bacterium containing:
- a CDS encoding DUF3570 domain-containing protein, which codes for MPKHDVPLVLIALALAASSDFVRADDVKVLGRVFADDSKNVIVTGTLKYENEFGDRWKLGFKGTVDGISSATPTSHEVDGVSSATRRSSNSGTVRGLSDNSLEEKIDRLGGFVGGYSSNPGAGYDTTPEFRDKRRVELSGFGRKEIDETALETGYVYSDETNYRSHTLYGTVEQAFALRNTIVSGTYYHNFDTVDASDEAIAQTYDYPKGKNVDGANLGLTQVLSRRTLAQIVLGGSWQRGALSDTERDVILRHPDNRWSLTPEWLPERRDRYAISGRVLQSLFRPASLELGYRYYTDSWGITSNTEHAALRVRPLPWLLFGLRGRLYAQTASDYSAFVITADDKFYSAAPVLQEFRSYLAGAHIGLIGTDMPSAGAEISGGLRLDWYTQTERDGVPDGYHAIIGGANLMARWM
- a CDS encoding DUF4266 domain-containing protein, which gives rise to MKTIVKASVVIAFVILAVLSVHGCALVQPYEREWLADPLMQFDYDDLDAAYLAKMLETREGSAGGQGGASGGCGCK